Sequence from the Patescibacteria group bacterium genome:
TAATCGCGGAAACGATCTTGTCACTCATTAGTATTTTTACCTCTTTCGTCTTGCGGTCTTTAATCTCGACTTCGCCGTTGGCGATTCTTTTTTCACCTATGATTATTTGGATCGGGAAGCCGATGAGGTCGGAGTCTTTGAACTTTACGCCGGCGCGTTCGGGGCGGTCGTCGAGGATGCATTCGATTCCGGCGGAGGCCAGCTC
This genomic interval carries:
- a CDS encoding His/Gly/Thr/Pro-type tRNA ligase C-terminal domain-containing protein: ELASAGIECILDDRPERAGVKFKDSDLIGFPIQIIIGEKRIANGEVEIKDRKTKEVKILMSDKIVSAIKEFLSALGS